In Rhodamnia argentea isolate NSW1041297 chromosome 5, ASM2092103v1, whole genome shotgun sequence, the DNA window tcaattaaaattttctcatattttcctttttttcaatagCTGTGAGGGTTGCTTGGCCCTCGTCGATTGTTGGTCGAGGGCCGCGACGCCTTCCAACCgcgggcgagggtcgcggcccttgccTGGTCTCTCCTAGATTTGGGTAAGGCCGCCTCGCTCGCAGCCGATGAGGGCCAAGCGACCCTCGCCCCGGGCGTGGCGAGGGCCTGACGGTCCTCGGCAGCCGCAAAGcgcagaaacaaaaaaaaaaaaagttaatagaaattgaaaaaataataaaatataattaaaaattgtccacgtcgatGTCGGTCGTGTCATATAAAACAGTGGATgtctacgttagcgatttccgatcgAAATTGGTCGGACGGGCAGAATTGGCcaaagatgaaaatgtttaggacaaaattggcaaaagtgcagtAAGCTtgtgactttttggacaatttttccattcTATAACAGTTAAAATAAACTACTCAATTCTAGAAGATTAGAAACTCCCTAAGCAATGATGCCACTCGAATAAAATGCCCTATAGAATAGGCAAATATGCTCTTGGCCCACAGCGGTATGAATGCTATCATAGTGAACATGTAGATCCGGGGCCCATTGGTTTGTATTTATATAATCAAAATTGCATATAAgattaaacaaaacaaaacacttCATACATGTACATGTGTCTTTGCAGgtaagcaaagcaaagcaaagtaAACTCAATCGGCCCCGCCGTCCAATTTGGACCACAGTGATCAGTCAGTGACCGCCATTATCAAGGTCTTTGCATTAATCTTTCTTACTTAATCAGTCGTCGAATTTgaaactttcttttcctttccttttttactttgttaattattatcttttatcttttctttttctttcggtATAATCGGACGTCTCATAGACAAAGAATTTGAGGAGACGCGTGCACAGAACAGTGGACCATTCGAGAGAACATGGGGCCACACGAGGcgcaattaaaaagaaaatcaggaaacaaaaatttaattaaatgaaGGTTGATAAAACCTTTTGATTATTCAAATATGTTTGTGGTGGCCACACATAGCTGTacgcccaatttttttttttccaatttaaaatTATAATTGAGTAGGAAATTTAGGGTTGCTAATGCACAACCATTTGGATTTGGTCCAAAAACATGTGAGTTGAAATCAATTAAAGAGGAACGGATTATCTGCATACTTTATGGGATGTTTCCTTTAGCTCACTTAGAAAAGTCGAGTCCGCTTTAGTGTGTAATTTAAGAATCCAACCTATAGCATTCCTAATTCTAAATCGaattagggatgagcatggtttCAGGATAGAAACCTATCTGGTTTTAGATTCCAAGATATGCATGgcaagttccaagttccaagaaattaggaaaatctGTTTCGATCGCTAAGTTTCAAGTTCTAGATTGGTGTAACATAGAAATATCTCCCCGTCATATTTTGAAAAGTAGGCATTATCTTTGTGGTATCTAGCttacaaaattttctattcTTAATCTAAAATAATACATACATTCCTTTttcctgcattttttttttatcatgttaGTAGCTCAATCTCGCCAAGGATGGTTGCCAAACAATCCTAAAGGCTACACAATATTAGGAAAGGGCATCTCAATAAAAGCAATAAGCAGCTAATTAAACTAGCCTAGGATTCAAGGAGGTTATTGTACCTAGAGGAATAAATCCGAAAAGACATAAGGATGCtgcaaaaaagcaaaagcaatttGGAGGGACAAAGCACAACAAAAGTTGACAGCATCCTCTCGGAAAGGATTGATATGCCAATGGTCACCATCACCAACTCAAAGCAATTGAACTGAAACACGTACAAAATTGAAGATACCATGGTAaacatgttttcatttttttttttattatgttcatATTAGCTTGagatttttataaataatgtgAATGGCTCTTCATCGAAAAAGTGTCTTTGAACTAGGGCACGTCGCTGACAAGTCAGTATGTTCATATTGTCTTGAGATTTTTACAAATAATGTGAACGGATCTTCATTGTAAATGAGGAGCGGATAGAGAATTTAGGTGATATAGGTAGGGTTTGGGCGGTGCAGCCCTCGACCACCCCCTAGCATGATCTTGAAAAATAGATCAAGAAAGGGTAGTATTTTGGTGACGTAGTTTTGCCTCTACTTTATTGATTCTCGATGCTTTCCCATTTTCGTCAACATGAAGATGACGAGAATGTGATCATGCAAATGGAAATTTGATGGTTGGAAAAGAGCGATGGAGGGCTAGTCGGGATCAGATGGTGGGAAACGAACACACCGTTTTTTATCACTTGCAACCTCAGCACGATGATGACCCAATCTCTAATATGTAGTCTACaaggagaaaattgtcaaacaaatcctaaatattttgtacttttcacagctcaatcctaaatcttttaagtttgcctatttgaccctaaacttttttacctttgaccaatttaatcatattgattgaaaatcgccgacatggatgCTAGCTGTCTGTCCTACGTGGCTAGCAAACCCCGCCTGCCCTAGAacccaaaaaggcaaaaaaaggtTGAAAATGTATTaacaatttattaaaaattatccacgtcggcattGGCGGTACCATGTAGGATGACcgttgtccacgtcagcgatttccgaccaatatgactgaattggtaaaatgtgaaaaaggtttaggattgaattggcaaacttaaaaggtttaagactgaattggcaaaatatgcgaaagatttattacttttttgacaattttcgcGGTCTGCAACAATGTGCGTTTATATTATTGAGCCAATAATTCAAGCTAGATATACTAAGTTGACAAAATCGGAAGGTGATTGAGGGCATTTCGAACGATAACTCAGAGAAGAAATTTCGAGCAAGGGTCTAAAGTAAGATCGTTTTCTTGAAATATGACTTAAAGTGAACCTTGTCTCAAATAATGCGTTGAATTAGCAACCTAATATGAAATAAGGCTCGGGGCTTACTGGTTGTCCAAATCTCCGTTAGCCTCCATCTTCCTTCCATTTCTCTGTATTTTCAATCTTTTGCATTACAGTTGGTGTGACCGCACATCATCAAtgtttcaccgaaaatttggtTAGATTCCGATCAAAGTACAATCATTTATAAATAATCAAAGTTTAATACAATATGCATTAACATTCCTTCAACACCAATATCATCTTATCTTAAATCTCCTTGTAGTATGATCTATCTAGGTAGTGTTTACAAGATTGAGAACAAAGGAAACTCGTACCCTATCAATAGAACAGGCTGACACGACCAGAAAATGACAAAGATACATGAATTGGAGGACCCTCTGATGTGATTCTTCGCTTGCAAAAGCTGTCATATTTGTTAACTTACTCAATTTTGGACAGCGTACCTTAGGCAACAAAACTAtgtcagagaaaaaaaaaaaaaacaaaaactattgTCATCTGCGGCAAAATCTGATCAGGATCCTGAATGATATAGGTCATCATCCTCGAAGGGTATGGTGGGATCGTAGTTTGATATCTCCAGAGTGGTTAGTTGTGTCACACTCTTCAACTCAGCAAGCCGATCATTACATGATTCTGACGGGGACTTCATCCTTCCCATCCGTCGATCAAAGCTTCCCTTCGCATATAACTCTTCCAAGTTGATTTAACATTTTAGGACATCAGACCCGATTATCTAAAGCAGGTGACAGTTACTTCGATTTAGTGATCTTAGATTCCTCGGTTCCCCTACTTCTTTTAATATTACTATGCACGATATGCATCTCACATGCATCTTTTGTGAGTCTGAATGCATGGGTGTGTCGGCCAGCAAAGATTTGGACACTAAACAGTTAGGGGTCTTATTTGAGATTAGGTTGGCCACTTCAgggccttatttgagacaatgccAACTCTGGGtcatcttttgagaaaatgatcgCACTTTAAATCCTTGTTTAAAAGTTTCCTCAATTCATATAATCAAATTTATACACGAATGAAGCACATAATTCATGATCCACTCAAACTATATCAGTTGCATCCGTCCTTGATGAGCTTTTATATTAATTGATCGTCACGTTATATGTTATTGATCTAAATCCAACATGAATATGCGCCGGGGGTTTTACATAATCCTAATCGAGAATGCGGATATATTTTACCAAACAAACTTGACGTTGACCCACTGCGTCTAGTTCATGTCCAGCCATAATGAAGAACGGGAGGCAAAACATCTTCTTGCAACAAGGAGAGTTCAAGTCTAGCAATTTACAATCTTAGATGGCACACTTAGAAGCAacgcttaaattttttttctaacgcATTAATATCGACATAGGGAACCGTCTCGAGTTAAAAAGAGTTCCCGAGTTCTTGAAGTAGAGACGAGAGACTAGGTGCTTTGCGTTCCTAGCACTTCGATTACATATATCCTTAGGGAGGAGTCCAAAATATTATAACTATAtatcatgctctctctctctctctctctctctctctctctctctctctctctctctctcttaaagtAATGTTATATCTGTAAATAAAATGTAATAATAGATAACTAGACTCTAAAATCTCGAGGACATCGTTCAACCAAATATAggcaaaataatttaaaaaaaaaaaaggtcttaaatctattgcaattgtgtcaattcagttctaaattttttttccattatcaattcaagattaagccttttatatttataccaatatttttttctttttttttcttcatcttcctccgcCGATCGGTCACTAGATTGACAAGCCTTGCCCTTGCCGGCTTTCTCCTTCGGCGACCGgctgcaagaagaagaagaagaagaaaaatttttaattctttttaaaattaaaatatcattaaaaattatccacgtcagcgtcGGCCGATCATAGGTGGTCTGATGGACTAAACTGggacaaatgcaaaagttttatgatgaaatcggccaaaaaaaaagtttatgactgaattagcacaattgcaaaatgtttaggacttttttggtaattttccaacAAGATATTGTAGTATTCTCTGTGCATGTTTCGAAAGATAAAAATGTAGCAAgaatatgaaattattttcaaccAGTTTCTTCTTCTAAAAGTGGtaaaatgcataaaaataaaggaatcactttttatgataaatttgtttgCGCATGGTCTACCAAGGAAGCATCtttacacacaaaaaaagaaaaaaaaaggactttgaaTTATGAATGAAGCACCGGCAAGGGCATCATCAATGGGGCcccacccacacacacacacttttACTTTAAGACTGGCCACCAATTTAGGGGCATGGTTGGTGGGCCACCCACTACaccctattttttatttattcaactATACTATTTAAGTCcagccaatatatatatatatatatatatatatatatatatgtatatactaATTAAATTTTTGTCATTAATATTTTGGCTGTACAGGTAGAAATTTTGCTGAGACTAAGAGTTTGCGAATAAATTAGGTTGATAGCCAAGATTTATTGCTATCATGTCTTGCATTGGCGGCCAAAGATTTCCTACCAAACCCGAGTGATCTTGAGATCGAGACATGCTTCAATACGGATGATTATGTACGGCATAAACGTCTAAACCCTCGTTGTTTTTCTTAAACAGATccgcagaagaaaaaaaattagtgatgtGCTTCTGGGGAAAGTACTGATAATAGGGCTAAGGCGAAATTCGGAAAGATCGTAAGAGAAGGAGATTATCGAGATTATATACATATGTTTAAAAATATGTGTATAAgtctgatattttttttttctacgataaaatgaaaattcaaaggcAACGGTGAGAACAAGAGAGAATGTTGATGGTTACTTAACTTTGTCAAAAGAGGCTCCGTTGATGCTGCCAAGAcattctttttaagttttttccTCTGTCAAAGAACGACTCCTCTTCTCTGTTTCTCCTCCTGACTGTTCTGTCTCCTTCAACATCCTTCTTGGAAAACcattcacctctctctctctccaagcaCCCTTCTCTGCAAAACTCCGTATTACAatcggatctctctctctctctctctctctctctctgtagtcTGTACAGTACATATTGATCGTCATCTGCAATGGCGGCCAACAAGTTTGCGACCATGGTTCACAGGAACACCAACAAGATGACCCTCATTCTGATCTACGCCGTTCTCGAGTGGACTCTGAtcggcctcctcctcctcaactctctcttctcttaCCTCATCGTCCGATTCGCCGGTTACTTCGGCCTCAAGAGGCCCTGCCTCTTGTGTTCCAGGATCGATCACCTGTTTGAGCCCGGCAAGACCAAGCTCCATCACAGAGGCCTTGTCTGCGAGAGCCACGCCACCGAAATCTCCCGGCTGGTGTACTGCTTCAATCACCAGAAGTTAGTAGAGCTCCAAGACATGTGCGAGGATTGCTCGTCCTCTTTGCAACTCGGCCCGGCTaaggatgacgacgacgacgacaaggCGAAGTGTTGTTGTCGTTGCTGCGGAGCGAGTGTGGAGAAGAATTCCCACTTCTCTCCCTGTGCTTCAATCAAGTCTTGCTTTGATAGTCCTGACGATACCCAGAAGGGGTATTTTGTCACAGAGGCAGAGGATGGAGATTTTCGGAGCGGATCGGAGTTGTTTGTGAAGGAAGGCATTCAGGGGATTGAAGAAGCTGGAAGATTCGTTGTGGTTTCTGAAGATTGTCAAGCATTTGGGGATGTTAAgttggagctagaggaggacgACAAGTGTTCGTCGCCTTCATCAGAATATGGTGTTAAAGAAATGGTGGAGAATGACGATGGGAAGGTCGAACTGGTGACTGAGAAGGTGCGCGAAGTCCTTGCCGAGGATGATAGGAATGTGTTTGTTGTTGAGAGGCGTATGCCTGATGAGACTGATCAGAGCATGCTTCAATTCGGTGGCGGAAAAGGCCAATCAGCGGCCGTGAACGAGCTCTCCTCTCGCCACTTGGAGTTTGTGGAGGTTTCTGAAGATCGTCAAGCATATTGGGGTGTTAAGGTGGagccaaaggaggaggaggaggacaagtGTTCGTCGCCTTCTTCAGAATCTGGTATTAAAGAAATGGTGGAGAATGAGGATCACAAGGTCGAACTGGAGATTGAGAAGGAGCAGAGAGTCATTGCCGAGGATgatagaaatgtgttttttgtTCGGAGGCATATGTCTGATGAGACTGATCCGAGAATGCTTCAATTCGGCAGCAGAAAACGCCAATCAAAGGCTGGCATGGAGCTCTCATCTCGCCATTTGGAGTTTTACATCGGAAACAATGAGTGCGAGTTGATTCCAGTGGAACTGAAAGGGCTGTACACAATCAAAGAGGAAGATCATGAAAACTGTGGACAACAGGATGTCATTTTGGACTTCTGCTCCTCTCCTGGGAAGCAGATTGAGGTTGTGGAGGATAAGGTTAAGGGCGATTCGCTTCAGAGTGAAGGTTTCACGATAAAATTCGAAACCAAGGAGCTGAAAAAAATCGATTCTTCCGAAGCCGCGGAATTGGATGAGAATGTGTTATATCATGCACAAGAGAAGGATAGCAATGAGCAAGTTGCTGTTACTCAAGCAACCAGGACTTTCGGAGTGGGAAGTGATGATGTTCTTCAAGGAACTGCAGAAACGGCAGGAGGATTCGAAAGTTCAGACTTTCACCCAGGTAATTGTTATATTCCAGATATCAAACTAGATACTTTTGCTTTAGCGAAATTTGAATGCGAAAATTGAGAATGCGCCACGACATATGTAGGAGCCGAAGAGGAGTGTAATTCTCAGAATGATGAGGTCGACGCAGAGATTTCAATCGGGACAGAGATTCCTGATCAAGAAACAGTAGATGAGATTCATACTCAAGAATCGTTCCCTTCGTTTCATTGCACACAGGAAGATACTTCTACTAGATATGACATTCTCAGCGCTAATTTTGAGCACGGTAAGCTTTAAGAGTATTTTGCCAGCTGAAGGACTTCGCAAATGTCTCTTCATTTGATCCTAGTCTTATGCCTTTTGTCTCTTGTGGGTTATAGGGTTTATGCAAACTGAAAGAAATATAGAATTCCATACTGTCTCGTTTGGAGCGAGCGAGCTAGAAGATAATGGTCAAGTGCAATTGTGTATGGAGAGTAATGAGAATATTGAAGATGAGAAAATGCCGGATACACCCACTTCCATCGATAGCCTGCATAGGAGATTACTCCTTCTGGACAGGAGAGAATCTGGGATGGAAGATTCTGTAGAGTCGTTGGACGGGAGCGTGATCAGTGATATTGATGGTGGTGAAGGAACTCTCACCGTTGAGAAGCTGAAATCGGCATTGAGATCCGAAAGGAAGGCCTTACATGCTCTATATGCAGAACTTGAAGAAGAGCGGAGCGCTTCTGCTGTCGCGGCAAGCCAAACAATGGCAATGATCAACCGCCTCCAGGAAGAGAAGGCCGCGATGCAAATGGAGGCCTTGCAGTATCAGAGAATGATGGAAGAGCAATCCGAGTACGATCAAGAAGCATTGCAGCTTCTAAATGATCTTATGGTGAAGcgagaaaaggagaaggaagaattGGAGCAGGAGCTCGAGGTGTATCGCCAGAAGGTCGAGGAGTACAAGGCCAAGGAACATATGATGATCGTGAGAAGACACCGAACTTCATCTGCATCTTGTAGCAATTCCGAGGACGGTGATGGATTATTGGTCGATTTGAATGGTGAGGCGAAGGAGGAGGGCGGCCTTTCTGGTGACCGAAACGGAAGCCATGAGAAAACCCCAAGTGATGCAGTTGTGTATCTGGAGGAGTCATTGGAGGACTTTGAGGAAGAGAGGTTGTACATTCTAGAGCAGCTCAAGGCTCTGGAAGAGAAGCTCTTCGGAATGAGCTATGAAGAAGGACAACATTTTGAGGACGTGAAGCCAATGATCTGTCACTCCTACAAGGAAAACGGCAACGGTCACAGCGATCACTTGTCGAATGGTGGAGGTAATGGGAATGGAAACGGATATTCCAAAATGAATGGAAAACACCAGGAACACAGGGGACTTGGGGGCCCTAAGGCGAAGAGGCTGCTTCCTCTTTTTGATGCAGTTGGTGCAGAAACAGAATTAGATGGTGAGCTGTGCGGAGACGAACACCATGCTGAGGACAAGAGGCTCGCGATCGAGGAAGAAGTAGACTACGTATATGAGAGATTGCAGGCCCTTGAAGCTGACAGGGAGTTCCTAAAGCACTGTGTCAACTCATTGAGGAAGGGCGATAAAGGATTGCATCTTCTCCAAGAGATCTTGCAACACCTTCGCGATTTAAGGACCGTCGAGGTCCGTGTTAGGAACATGACCGATGGCGTAATGCAGTGAAATTTGCCACTGATGCTGCGACGTAGAAGTCAAGGTGGAGCTCTTGAATATAAGTCACTAATTAACCAGTAGTCTTTAATACTAAATTTGATATAATGTCAGGTTGGCGTATTGATCATTCTCAAATTTCCCCTGAAACTTTGCAGATTATCTTATTGGAGTCCATCGGCCACCGAAAAATCTAAGCAAAGTACCGGCGGCTGAGCATCATTCGGGCCACACCGGACACGGTGGCAAAGTACATTTCATGAACAAATGTTAAGGGATGCACCTTCAGGGAGAGGGAGGCCCCTGGTTCTGGTCTATTTCGTCTCATCTTGGTGGACAATGAGGAAAGAGTCTACCTTCATGTTTTTGACTTTGTTTTCTGTTCTTACTATAagcccaatttttattttctgggtTTATGCCTACCAGCACCTTTTGTGCAAAAGGGTGATGGTGGGTGTCATGTGCATGTAGGCTAGTGTGGGGGAGATAAAAACACCATGTCATCtggaattcttttttcttgtttcttccttCTGCTGTCTTTTTCTTGTTGTAATGTTACAGTTCTGTCATTTGGAGGTTGTGAGAGTAGGCATGGCTTGCATGGCTTGCATAGCTGGAAAGATCCAACCAAGATTCCAGTGCCAGTTAGGAAGTTTTTAGAAACAGGACACTCTTTTTTGGTTAATTCCTTTATGCCCTTCATCTGCTGGGGAAGCTAGGGGAAAAGTAAACTCACCCCCCCTTATCTTTCTCATCATTGCATCAGTTTCCATCACATGAGGGTTTGgctttcttttaatcatttggAGGAGCTTATGAAAGTTGTCTCTACTTGTATACACCTGTGTACTCATCATCTGTAAGTATGTAATGGTGtgtgtgttgtttttttttccccttttgttttaGACTGTCTTGGAGTTTACCTAGTTGTTTTTGTATATTCTTTGGTTGTAAGTTTCTGAGGACATGAAGGCTCATCCCAAAAGGATTGTCATTAGATTATTCAGAGGAAGCAAGCATTGCTGTCTGTCACTGTGGATTATGCTTTAAGCATAAAAAATCTCTTGGTTGGTGTAGAAGAAacaacaatcaatcaatcaagtacaGAGGAACCATCCTCTTAAGAACAGATATCAAGGATAATGAAAGCAACGGCATTCAGCTCagccaaaaacacaaaaaaaataaaaaaataaaaaatagaagcaCAAGAATATGCACCTATAAACCCAGTtggtgtaaatttttttttatgtgcatCGTCTTGAACATCGGTATAATTATGGTAAACGATGTACTCCGACGTTACGCTTGATCAATTCTACAAGACTtgattcatgaaatttttcaatctcTCAATTAAGGCACCGCCtaggagagtaaatttgttggCTACCTCTTTCACGCACTTTTTTTCCAATAGTCGAAGAGGATTTCCAATTTCATTAGGGAATGATCATGGCCTCAAAATGAAATGGCTC includes these proteins:
- the LOC115739921 gene encoding myosin-binding protein 2 — translated: MAANKFATMVHRNTNKMTLILIYAVLEWTLIGLLLLNSLFSYLIVRFAGYFGLKRPCLLCSRIDHLFEPGKTKLHHRGLVCESHATEISRLVYCFNHQKLVELQDMCEDCSSSLQLGPAKDDDDDDKAKCCCRCCGASVEKNSHFSPCASIKSCFDSPDDTQKGYFVTEAEDGDFRSGSELFVKEGIQGIEEAGRFVVVSEDCQAFGDVKLELEEDDKCSSPSSEYGVKEMVENDDGKVELVTEKVREVLAEDDRNVFVVERRMPDETDQSMLQFGGGKGQSAAVNELSSRHLEFVEVSEDRQAYWGVKVEPKEEEEDKCSSPSSESGIKEMVENEDHKVELEIEKEQRVIAEDDRNVFFVRRHMSDETDPRMLQFGSRKRQSKAGMELSSRHLEFYIGNNECELIPVELKGLYTIKEEDHENCGQQDVILDFCSSPGKQIEVVEDKVKGDSLQSEGFTIKFETKELKKIDSSEAAELDENVLYHAQEKDSNEQVAVTQATRTFGVGSDDVLQGTAETAGGFESSDFHPGAEEECNSQNDEVDAEISIGTEIPDQETVDEIHTQESFPSFHCTQEDTSTRYDILSANFEHGFMQTERNIEFHTVSFGASELEDNGQVQLCMESNENIEDEKMPDTPTSIDSLHRRLLLLDRRESGMEDSVESLDGSVISDIDGGEGTLTVEKLKSALRSERKALHALYAELEEERSASAVAASQTMAMINRLQEEKAAMQMEALQYQRMMEEQSEYDQEALQLLNDLMVKREKEKEELEQELEVYRQKVEEYKAKEHMMIVRRHRTSSASCSNSEDGDGLLVDLNGEAKEEGGLSGDRNGSHEKTPSDAVVYLEESLEDFEEERLYILEQLKALEEKLFGMSYEEGQHFEDVKPMICHSYKENGNGHSDHLSNGGGNGNGNGYSKMNGKHQEHRGLGGPKAKRLLPLFDAVGAETELDGELCGDEHHAEDKRLAIEEEVDYVYERLQALEADREFLKHCVNSLRKGDKGLHLLQEILQHLRDLRTVEVRVRNMTDGVMQ